Proteins encoded in a region of the Vanessa atalanta chromosome 23, ilVanAtal1.2, whole genome shotgun sequence genome:
- the LOC125073039 gene encoding facilitated trehalose transporter Tret1: MADRNYAYDPVDTGTPVNQQTFRMEGGQLWRQYIIAGVANIAIASTGYSMGWTAPINIKLKDEKESPLGRPATSDELAWMGSLLNIGAILGPFIGGFAASKVGRKWGLLSSVIPLLIGWILAAVASNMALLYACRIFWGVAVGMLFTISPMYCAEIATDDSRGALGSFLQMFITIGFLLVYGIGPSSSYGAVAYVGIAFVVVFAVGFFFMPETPTYHLLKEDREAAAKCLSTIRGKSRAGVEAELSIIAADVSASMEKTATVADVFRGSNFKAFYISCALVFFQQFSGINAVLFYMTDIFKASGTDMNPSDATTIIGAVQLVASFITPFVVDRLGRRLLLLVSSCGTAIGLLLLGMFFLLDSLKSPVVSSISFLPILSLVLFIITYCWGLGPLPWAVMSELFPIEVKAVASPIATAFCWILSFLVTKFFPSISDSIGMHVGFFIFGACCVMAFFFTLFLVPETKGKSFQEIQEMLGGGNKKSEKA; this comes from the exons ATGGCAGATAGGAATTACGCTTACGATCCGGTCGACACCGGCACACCAGTCAACCAACAAACGTTCAGAATGGAGGGCGGGCAGCTCTGGCGGCAATACATCATCGCCGGCGTCG CGAACATCGCGATCGCATCCACTGGTTACTCAATGGGATGGACCGCTCCAATCAATATCAAGCTCAAAGACGAGAAAGAATCCCCGCTGGGAAGACCCGCTACATCCGACGAGCTAGCATGGATGGGCTCACTTCTAAACATTGGTGCCATTCTTG gaCCGTTCATCGGGGGTTTCGCAGCATCGAAAGTAGGTAGGAAATGGGGCCTTTTGAGTTCAGTAATCCCTCTACTCATCGGGTGGATTCTGGCAGCAGTGGCAAGCAACATGGCGTTATTATACGCTTGCAGAATTTTCTGGGGTGTAGCCGTAGGCATGCTCTTCACAATATCACCAATGTACTGCGCGGAAATTGCtacg GACGACTCGCGAGGAGCTCTCGGTTCTTTTCTCCAAATGTTCATCACGATTGGATTCCTGCTGGTGTACGGAATTGGTCCATCGAGCAGCTACGGCGCGGTGGCTTACGTCGGCATAGCATTTGTAGTTGTATTCGCCGTGGGTTTCTTCTTCATGCCCGAAACCCCGACCTACCATCTGCTGAAGG AGGACAGAGAGGCGGCGGCGAAATGCCTCTCCACTATCAGAGGGAAATCTCGCGCAGGTGTCGAAGCAGAATTGAGTATCATTGCAGCTGACGTATCTGCTTCCATGGAAAAGACTGCTACG GTTGCGGACGTATTCCGCGGAAGCAACTTCAAGGCGTTCTACATCTCCTGCGCACTGGTGTTCTTCCAGCAGTTCAGTGGCATCAACGCTGTACTCTTTTACATGACGGACATATTCAAGGCTTCTGGTACTGATATGAATCCCTCGGACGCCACTACCATCATTGGTGCTGTGCAg TTGGTAGCGTCCTTCATCACGCCGTTCGTGGTGGACAGACTTGGTCGCCGACTCCTTCTGCTGGTATCGTCATGTGGAACCGCTATTGGACTC CTTCTACTCGGCATGTTTTTCCTGCTCGACTCGCTTAAAAGCCCCGTCGTGAGTAGCATCAGCTTCCTGCCGATTCTGTCGTTGGTGCTGTTCATCATCACCTATTGCTGGGGTCTAGGACCATTGCCCTGGGCGGTGATGAGCGAACTCTTCCCAATCGAGGTGAAGGCGGTCGCTTCGCCCATCGCTACTGCTTTCTGCTGGATTCTCTCCTTCCTCGTTACTAA ATTCTTCCCTTCGATATCTGATTCTATCGGTATGCACGTTGGTTTCTTCATCTTTGGAGCTTGCTGCGTGATGGCATTCTTCTTCACACTGTTCCTGGTACCGGAGACCAAGGGCAAGAGCTTCCAGGAGATCCAGGAGATGCTGGGAGGCGG aaacaaAAAATCTGAAAAGGCATAA
- the LOC125073045 gene encoding erythroid differentiation-related factor 1 isoform X1, with translation MDDHEKENECNRNKDRSPSPGVKSTAVVKYTAFQSPVGYARLQCNTDLNLPPSNWGGIDTYGLKQIITRDSGLSSFRMAHMFPDCVGEVDVISDAECIKKLLKLPYQPNGTVSMMVHRVENTLLLDDFDVYEYLMKSEWSWLKDFFYENILKTMSEKERMSLTLAPSPSSALQLTHKFLSHSVVERPQPLPSVVPHTPMCLAGPFLPEPETRPEEPTNEKSFNRNVLWTFEDIHMLIGSNLPIFGDKDRPCVSLRLRDAREPINVLTGIDYWLDNLMCNVPEVLMCYHLDGIVQKYEPMKTEELPNMENSRFSPKVIRNVAQNILSFLKSNATKAGHTYWLFKGPHDDVVKLYDLTSLCPDDMDNPFTTPVAMLLYRVARNMRLMNRSKHVRQLLEHVVELLQEERYPQIVASSHYMLADLYVPATTNPACPNFKDESSDSEEESDFGDYAEFPPHTKSDGDGGSERDKGDNNNVEIVSDAADKRTAGGTALSLPRRSEAAGAGARGLALRDIGHRRSARRTNEKIKTDDNKGLGLEPATRCGRALKHALRGLKALHHLTIDKSKEEERERLRQQIIIEEQHPKMANPYEPISMNYEPLKRNKDAKEHVSRSRRRKRERKNTDKSGNCLIESKSNIDKNAILVRKENNTLPNWHEPNRDDNFAWKLHLKTLLYEKICLAYATLAEYSYSHEQFGFSLKYIDLASKCQKLLSNMIIKSRVVDAGCLIGRVGDNFFQLSKHWASLEQFKKQFETDHDIDGQIKVEIENDMAEEIDGDAGDEFELEIALPLSETESMLSSCRYYERAERAAADVTHKRDELLRRRASVCNELAVRYMHDAQQIYIKYVEEADQNDPKVKLLQEQFLTFSRRSSECLDEATTIFEQVKDVPNLALLYCNKARYMRFKAHCDQGSFNSEKRSLYSQAEDLYSSALKLLGPRESCGAVSVWDLVSWELSCHLYTRAVLMQDCPSIYANEVTEVADAFKHALKYCPLSPGPRQYLYQFRAAMIYHRLGSLYHSQYRATAAEGARRRGLLHATCAHYERAALQFAALEDAAMFLTVRLEHVAALEAHAAVSPNLKLKALQNAIELLRQCHSIMKVLKDRDPDEHKEVPKSEDGDERTLKDEHSLLCLYENRLNFILKSVIQYCRSKSNKDYEKMTIMYKKLYCASLQIKKSDNVRLYAASICDVLTAMDDISKEFE, from the exons ATGGATGACCACGAGAAGGAGAATGAATGTAACCGTAATAag gaccGTAGCCCATCTCCCGGTGTGAAGTCAACAGCGGTAGTCAAATATACAGCATTTCAAAGTCCAGTGGGATATGCTAGACTACAATGTAATACAGATCTCAACCTGCCCCCTTCTAACTGGGGTGGGATTGACACATATGGCCTTAAGCAGATTATTACGAGAGATAGTGGGCTTTCAAG TTTTAGAATGGCACATATGTTTCCTGACTGTGTTGGTGAAGTGGATGTTATATCTGATGCAGaatgcataaaaaaattacttaaattgccATACCAGCCCAATGGAACa gtGAGCATGATGGTCCACAGAGTAGAAAATACGTTACTTTTAGATGATTTTGATGTTTACGAGTATCTTATGAAGTCAGAATGGTCTTGGCTGAAGGATTTCTTCTATGAAAACATTCTTAAAACGATGTCtgaaaag gaACGTATGTCATTGACATTAGCCCCAAGCCCCAGCTCAGCCTTACAGTTGACGCATAAGTTTCTCTCTCACAGCGTGGTGGAGCGACCTCAGCCTTTACCTAGTGTGGTGCCCCATACTCCCATGTGCTTAGCTG GACCTTTTCTCCCTGAACCCGAAACTAGACCAGAGGAGCCAACCAATGAGAAGAGTTTCAACCGTAACGTGCTCTGGACGTTCGAAGATATACACATGTTAATCGGAAGCAATTTGCCAATATTCGGTGACAAAGACCGACCCTGCGTCAGCCTCCGCTTAAGAGACGCCAGGGAACCGATAAACGTACTAACAGGAATAGACTACTGGCTTGACAACTTGATGTGCAATGTCCCTGAGGTTCTAATGTGCTACCATCTAGACGGAATAGTGCAAAAGTACGAGCCAATGAAAACCGAAGAGTTGCCTAATATGGAAAATTCTAGATTTTCACCGAAAGTTATAAGAAACGTCGCCCAGAATATATTATCTTTTCTGAAATCGAATGCGACGAAAGCGGGTCACACTTACTGGCTGTTCAAGGGGCCTCACGATGACGTTGTCAAGTTGTACGATTTGACGTCACTTTGTCCAGACGACATGGACAACCCCTTCACGACGCCCGTGGCAATGCTTCTCTATCGAGTCGCCAGGAACATGCGGCTCATGAACAGGTCCAAGCACGTGAGACAGTTGCTGGAACACGTCGTGGAACTCTTACAAGAGGAACGGTATCCGCAGATCGTGGCCTCATCTCACTACATGTTGGCAGATTTGTACGTCCCGGCGACTACTAATCCAGCTTGTCCCAATTTTAAAg atGAAAGTTCAGACTCTGAAGAAGAGTCCGACTTTGGGGATTATGCGGAGTTCCCCCCCCACACAAAGTCGGACGGAGACGGTGGATCTGAGCGAGACAAGGGCGACAACAACAACGTTGAGATCGTGAGCGATGCCGCAGACAAG CGCACGGCGGGCGGCACGGCGCTGTCGCTGCCGCGGCGCAGCGAGGCCGCGGGGGCCGGCGCGCGCGGCCTGGCGCTGCGCGACATCGGCCACCGCCGCTCGGCGCGGCGCACG AACGAGAAAATCAAAACAGACGACAATAAAGGTTTGGGACTCGAACCGGCTACCCGCTGTGGACGGGCGCTGAAGCACGCTCTCAGAGGACTCAAGGCCTTGCATCACCTCACTATTGACAAATCGAAG gaAGAAGAACGCGAGCGTCTCAGACAGCAAATCATAATTGAGGAGCAACACCCTAAAATGGCAAATCCATATGAACCCATTTCAATGAACTACGAGCCGCTAAAACGCAACAAGGACGCGAAAGAGCACGTATCGAGGAGCAGGAGACGCAAGAGAGAGAGAAAAAATACGGACAAATCTGGAAACTGCTTGATAGAATCTAAATCTAACATAGATAAGAATGCCATATTAGTAAGAAAGGAGAATAACACGTTACCGAATTGGCACGAACCCAACAGAGATGACAATTTCGCTTGGAAACTCCATTTGAAGACTTTACTATACGAAAAAATATGTCTTGCTTATGCAACACTGGCGGAATACAGCTACTCACACGAACAGTTTGGTTTTTCACTTAAGTATATAGATTTGGCCAGCAAATGTCAAAAATTGTTGAgcaatatgattataaaaagtCGCGTCGTCGACGCTGGCTGTCTCATTGGTAGAGTTGGTGACAACTTCTTCCAGCTCAGCAAACATTGGGCCAGCTTGGAACAGTTCAAGAAGCAATTCGAAACTGATCACGACATCGATGGTCAGATAAAAGTAGAGATTGAGAACGATATGGCGGAGGAGATCGACGGGGACGCAGGCGACGAGTTTGAATTAG AGATCGCGCTCCCGCTGAGCGAGACGGAGTCGATGCTGTCGTCGTGTCGGTACTACGAGCGCGCCGAGCGGGCGGCGGCCGACGTCACGCACAAGCGGGACGAGCTGCTGCGCAGGCGGGCCTCCGTCTGCAACGAGCTGGCGGTGCGGTACATGCACGACGCGCAGC AGATCTACATAAAATACGTAGAAGAAGCAGACCAAAATGATCCCAAAGTGAAGCTACTCCAAGAGCAATTCCTGACGTTCTCCCGTCGCTCGTCCGAGTGCCTCGACGAGGCCACGACGATATTCGAGCAAGTCAAGGATGTGCCTAACTTAGCCCTATTGTATTGTAACAAGGCGAGGTACATGAGGTTCAAAGCTCATTGCGACCAGGGAAGCTTTAA CTCCGAGAAGCGCAGCCTGTACAGCCAGGCGGAGGACTTGTACTCGTCCGCGCTGAAGCTGCTCGGGCCGCGGGAGTCGTGCGGCGCCGTCTCCGTGTGGGACCTGGTCTCCTGGGAGCTGTCCTGCCACCTCTACACCCGGGCGGTGCTCATGCAGGACTGCCCCAGCATATATGCTAAC GAGGTAACCGAGGTCGCGGATGCGTTCAAACACGCTCTCAAGTATTGCCCGCTCAGCCCCGGGCCGAGGCAGTACCTGTACCAGTTCCGAGCGGCCATGATCTACCACCGGCTGGGCTCGCTGTACCACTCGCAGTACAG GGCGACGGCGGCGGAgggcgcgcggcggcgcgggctgCTGCACGCCACGTGCGCGCACTACGAGCGCGCGGCGCTGCAGTTCGCGGCGCTGGAGGACGCCGCCATGTTCCTCACCGTGCGCCTGGAGCACGTGGCCGCGCTCGAGGCGCACGCCGCCG TATCGCCGAATCTCAAACTGAAGGCGCTCCAAAACGCCATAGAGTTACTCAGGCAGTGTCACTCCATAATGAAGGTATTGAAAGATCGCGATCCCGATGAGCACAAGGAGGTCCCGAAGTCCGAGGACGGTGATGAGAGAACGCTGAAGGACGAACACAGTCTCCTGTGCCTCTACGAGAATCGattgaatttcatattaaaaagcgTCATACAATACTGCAGATCGAAATCGAATAAAGATTACGAAAAAATGACGATCATGTATAAGAAATTGTACTGCGCGAGTTTACAGATAAAGAAGTCCGACAATGTGAGATTGTATGCGGCCAGCATCTGTGACGTGCTCACCGCTATGGACGACATCAGCAAGGAGTTCGAATAG
- the LOC125073045 gene encoding erythroid differentiation-related factor 1 isoform X2: protein MDDHEKENECNRNKDRSPSPGVKSTAVVKYTAFQSPVGYARLQCNTDLNLPPSNWGGIDTYGLKQIITRDSGLSSFRMAHMFPDCVGEVDVISDAECIKKLLKLPYQPNGTVSMMVHRVENTLLLDDFDVYEYLMKSEWSWLKDFFYENILKTMSEKERMSLTLAPSPSSALQLTHKFLSHSVVERPQPLPSVVPHTPMCLAGPFLPEPETRPEEPTNEKSFNRNVLWTFEDIHMLIGSNLPIFGDKDRPCVSLRLRDAREPINVLTGIDYWLDNLMCNVPEVLMCYHLDGIVQKYEPMKTEELPNMENSRFSPKVIRNVAQNILSFLKSNATKAGHTYWLFKGPHDDVVKLYDLTSLCPDDMDNPFTTPVAMLLYRVARNMRLMNRSKHVRQLLEHVVELLQEERYPQIVASSHYMLADLYVPATTNPACPNFKDESSDSEEESDFGDYAEFPPHTKSDGDGGSERDKGDNNNVEIVSDAADKRTAGGTALSLPRRSEAAGAGARGLALRDIGHRRSARRTNEKIKTDDNKGLGLEPATRCGRALKHALRGLKALHHLTIDKSKEEERERLRQQIIIEEQHPKMANPYEPISMNYEPLKRNKDAKEHVSRSRRRKRERKNTDKSGNCLIESKSNIDKNAILVRKENNTLPNWHEPNRDDNFAWKLHLKTLLYEKICLAYATLAEYSYSHEQFGFSLKYIDLASKCQKLLSNMIIKSRVVDAGCLIGRVGDNFFQLSKHWASLEQFKKQFETDHDIDGQIKVEIENDMAEEIDGDAGDEFELEIALPLSETESMLSSCRYYERAERAAADVTHKRDELLRRRASVCNELAVRYMHDAQQIYIKYVEEADQNDPKVKLLQEQFLTFSRRSSECLDEATTIFEQVKDVPNLALLYCNKARYMRFKAHCDQGSFNSEKRSLYSQAEDLYSSALKLLGPRESCGAVSVWDLVSWELSCHLYTRAVLMQDCPSIYANEVTEVADAFKHALKYCPLSPGPRQYLYQFRAAMIYHRLGSLYHSQYSIAESQTEGAPKRHRVTQAVSLHNEGIERSRSR, encoded by the exons ATGGATGACCACGAGAAGGAGAATGAATGTAACCGTAATAag gaccGTAGCCCATCTCCCGGTGTGAAGTCAACAGCGGTAGTCAAATATACAGCATTTCAAAGTCCAGTGGGATATGCTAGACTACAATGTAATACAGATCTCAACCTGCCCCCTTCTAACTGGGGTGGGATTGACACATATGGCCTTAAGCAGATTATTACGAGAGATAGTGGGCTTTCAAG TTTTAGAATGGCACATATGTTTCCTGACTGTGTTGGTGAAGTGGATGTTATATCTGATGCAGaatgcataaaaaaattacttaaattgccATACCAGCCCAATGGAACa gtGAGCATGATGGTCCACAGAGTAGAAAATACGTTACTTTTAGATGATTTTGATGTTTACGAGTATCTTATGAAGTCAGAATGGTCTTGGCTGAAGGATTTCTTCTATGAAAACATTCTTAAAACGATGTCtgaaaag gaACGTATGTCATTGACATTAGCCCCAAGCCCCAGCTCAGCCTTACAGTTGACGCATAAGTTTCTCTCTCACAGCGTGGTGGAGCGACCTCAGCCTTTACCTAGTGTGGTGCCCCATACTCCCATGTGCTTAGCTG GACCTTTTCTCCCTGAACCCGAAACTAGACCAGAGGAGCCAACCAATGAGAAGAGTTTCAACCGTAACGTGCTCTGGACGTTCGAAGATATACACATGTTAATCGGAAGCAATTTGCCAATATTCGGTGACAAAGACCGACCCTGCGTCAGCCTCCGCTTAAGAGACGCCAGGGAACCGATAAACGTACTAACAGGAATAGACTACTGGCTTGACAACTTGATGTGCAATGTCCCTGAGGTTCTAATGTGCTACCATCTAGACGGAATAGTGCAAAAGTACGAGCCAATGAAAACCGAAGAGTTGCCTAATATGGAAAATTCTAGATTTTCACCGAAAGTTATAAGAAACGTCGCCCAGAATATATTATCTTTTCTGAAATCGAATGCGACGAAAGCGGGTCACACTTACTGGCTGTTCAAGGGGCCTCACGATGACGTTGTCAAGTTGTACGATTTGACGTCACTTTGTCCAGACGACATGGACAACCCCTTCACGACGCCCGTGGCAATGCTTCTCTATCGAGTCGCCAGGAACATGCGGCTCATGAACAGGTCCAAGCACGTGAGACAGTTGCTGGAACACGTCGTGGAACTCTTACAAGAGGAACGGTATCCGCAGATCGTGGCCTCATCTCACTACATGTTGGCAGATTTGTACGTCCCGGCGACTACTAATCCAGCTTGTCCCAATTTTAAAg atGAAAGTTCAGACTCTGAAGAAGAGTCCGACTTTGGGGATTATGCGGAGTTCCCCCCCCACACAAAGTCGGACGGAGACGGTGGATCTGAGCGAGACAAGGGCGACAACAACAACGTTGAGATCGTGAGCGATGCCGCAGACAAG CGCACGGCGGGCGGCACGGCGCTGTCGCTGCCGCGGCGCAGCGAGGCCGCGGGGGCCGGCGCGCGCGGCCTGGCGCTGCGCGACATCGGCCACCGCCGCTCGGCGCGGCGCACG AACGAGAAAATCAAAACAGACGACAATAAAGGTTTGGGACTCGAACCGGCTACCCGCTGTGGACGGGCGCTGAAGCACGCTCTCAGAGGACTCAAGGCCTTGCATCACCTCACTATTGACAAATCGAAG gaAGAAGAACGCGAGCGTCTCAGACAGCAAATCATAATTGAGGAGCAACACCCTAAAATGGCAAATCCATATGAACCCATTTCAATGAACTACGAGCCGCTAAAACGCAACAAGGACGCGAAAGAGCACGTATCGAGGAGCAGGAGACGCAAGAGAGAGAGAAAAAATACGGACAAATCTGGAAACTGCTTGATAGAATCTAAATCTAACATAGATAAGAATGCCATATTAGTAAGAAAGGAGAATAACACGTTACCGAATTGGCACGAACCCAACAGAGATGACAATTTCGCTTGGAAACTCCATTTGAAGACTTTACTATACGAAAAAATATGTCTTGCTTATGCAACACTGGCGGAATACAGCTACTCACACGAACAGTTTGGTTTTTCACTTAAGTATATAGATTTGGCCAGCAAATGTCAAAAATTGTTGAgcaatatgattataaaaagtCGCGTCGTCGACGCTGGCTGTCTCATTGGTAGAGTTGGTGACAACTTCTTCCAGCTCAGCAAACATTGGGCCAGCTTGGAACAGTTCAAGAAGCAATTCGAAACTGATCACGACATCGATGGTCAGATAAAAGTAGAGATTGAGAACGATATGGCGGAGGAGATCGACGGGGACGCAGGCGACGAGTTTGAATTAG AGATCGCGCTCCCGCTGAGCGAGACGGAGTCGATGCTGTCGTCGTGTCGGTACTACGAGCGCGCCGAGCGGGCGGCGGCCGACGTCACGCACAAGCGGGACGAGCTGCTGCGCAGGCGGGCCTCCGTCTGCAACGAGCTGGCGGTGCGGTACATGCACGACGCGCAGC AGATCTACATAAAATACGTAGAAGAAGCAGACCAAAATGATCCCAAAGTGAAGCTACTCCAAGAGCAATTCCTGACGTTCTCCCGTCGCTCGTCCGAGTGCCTCGACGAGGCCACGACGATATTCGAGCAAGTCAAGGATGTGCCTAACTTAGCCCTATTGTATTGTAACAAGGCGAGGTACATGAGGTTCAAAGCTCATTGCGACCAGGGAAGCTTTAA CTCCGAGAAGCGCAGCCTGTACAGCCAGGCGGAGGACTTGTACTCGTCCGCGCTGAAGCTGCTCGGGCCGCGGGAGTCGTGCGGCGCCGTCTCCGTGTGGGACCTGGTCTCCTGGGAGCTGTCCTGCCACCTCTACACCCGGGCGGTGCTCATGCAGGACTGCCCCAGCATATATGCTAAC GAGGTAACCGAGGTCGCGGATGCGTTCAAACACGCTCTCAAGTATTGCCCGCTCAGCCCCGGGCCGAGGCAGTACCTGTACCAGTTCCGAGCGGCCATGATCTACCACCGGCTGGGCTCGCTGTACCACTCGCAGTACAG TATCGCCGAATCTCAAACTGAAGGCGCTCCAAAACGCCATAGAGTTACTCAGGCAGTGTCACTCCATAATGAAGGTATTGAAAGATCGCGATCCCGATGA
- the LOC125073046 gene encoding methionine--tRNA ligase, mitochondrial — MRLSLRLLSSVVQKRPFYITTPIFYVNAAPHLGHLYTAVVADAIQRFEKLTNPDCNVIFSTGTDEHGTKIQQAAAQANLPLQNYCNNISQEYRDLFDEFEVGYTDYIRTTEERHKRAVRHFWKKLVKQDYIYKAKYAGWYSVNDEAFVPESHTREEITKDGKIKVSVESGHQLEWTEETNYMFRLSAFKTHLQEWLKPDGVIQPSKFQKQLQDFLASDAYFPDISVSRPSSRVHWAVRVPDDEEQSIYVWLDALINYLTVCGYPDEEQLMSRRAWPADVHVVGKDILKFHGIYWPAFLMAARWQPPRRLVCHSHWTVDGSKMSKSLGNVVAPRSVPAPAALRYVLLREATLADDANYSETKLVNIANSELADTLGNLASRACGAALNPRHELPPPHAHELRDVARREPAARLLRALERLPEICHQHYSSYQFYKGVDAVIHVLHLANLFFETMKPWELKKKPEGQKELDVVLHVTLETLRICSIILQPIIPSLSGRLLDKLQVPKDCRYWQHCERPSWRIKGAIFETKNIQSGKFVLFQRIYVDKKNVQKKKAIV; from the exons atgcgaTTATCCTTACGTTTATTATCGTCTGTTGTGCAGAAAAGACCTTTTTATATTACAACTCCGATTTTTTACGTAAATGCCG CACCTCACTTGGGCCACTTATATACAGCTGTAGTGGCTGATGCGATACAACGGTTTGAGAAACTAACAAATCCTgattgtaatgttatatttagcacag GAACAGATGAACATGGTACTAAAATCCAGCAAGCGGCTGCTCAGGCTAACCTTCCTTTACAGAACTATTGCAATAACATCTCCCAGGAATACAGAGATCTTTTTGACGAGTTTGAAGTAGGATACACAGATTACATTAGAACAACTGAGGAGAGGCATAAAAGAGCTGTGCGCCACTTTTgg aaGAAGTTAGTAAAACAAGACTATATTTATAAGGCGAAATATGCTGGCTGGTACAGTGTTAACGATGAAGCATTTGTTCCTGAGTCGCATACTAGAGAGGAAATTACTAAAGATGGAAAG aTAAAAGTGTCCGTAGAATCAGGCCACCAACTGGAATGGACTGAGGAGACAAACTACATGTTTAGATTAAGTGCATTCAAAACACATCTCCAAGAATGGCTGAAACCag atGGAGTAATCCAACCCAGTAAGTTCCAGAAACAACTTCAAGACTTTCTCGCAAGCGATGCCTACTTCCCCGACATCTCTGTCAGTCGTCCTTCTTCCAGAGTGCATTGGGCTGTGCGG GTGCCGGATGATGAAGAGCAAAGTATATATGTTTGGCTTGACGCCCTGATCAATTACTTGACTGTATGCGGCTACCCGGACGAGGAGCAACTGATGTCCCGGAGGGCTTGGCCGGCTGATGTCCATGTCGTTGGAAaggatattttaaa GTTCCATGGCATCTACTGGCCGGCGTTCCTGATGGCGGCTCGCTGGCAGCCGCCGAGACGCCTCGTGTGCCACTCGCACTGGACCGTGGACGGCAGCAAGATGTCCAAGTCGCTGGGCAACGTCGTGGCGCCCCGCAGTGTGCCGGCGCCCGCCGCGCTGCGCTACGTGCTGCTGCGGGAGGCCACCCTGGCGGACGACGCCA ACTACAGCGAGACGAAGCTCGTGAACATCGCGAACTCGGAGCTGGCGGACACGCTGGGCAACCTGGCCAGCCGCGCGTGCGGCGCCGCGCTCAACCCGCGCCACGAGCTGCCGCCGCCGCACGCGCACGAGCTGCGCGACGTCGCGCGCCGCGAGCCCGCCGCGCGCCTGCTGCGCGCCCTCGAGCGCCTGCCCG AGATCTGCCACCAACACTACTCGAGCTACCAGTTCTATAAAGGCGTGGACGCAGTCATCCACGTGTTGCATTTGGCTAACCTGTTCTTCGAAACCATGAAGCCGTGGGAGCTTAAGAAGAAACCGGAGGGGCAGAAGGAGTTGGACGTCGTGCTCCACGTCACGCTGGAGACTCTGAGGATATGCTCGATTATATTGCAACCTATCATACCGAGTCTATCGGGTCGACTCTTAGATAAATTACAAGTGCCTAAAGACTGTAGATACTGGCAGCACTGCGAGAGACCTTCGTGGAGGATAAAAGGCGCCATATTCgaaactaaaaatattcaaagtggTAAATTCGTGTTATTCCAACGGATATATGTGGATAAGAAAAATGTTCAGAAGAAGAAAGCGATTGTGTAA